The sequence AGCAGAGGAAAACATGATAGATAAAGGGGATAGGAGTTTAGTCGGCAAAGTATGCATGGATCGTAAGATTGGGAGGGAGTTGATTACTACTACAATGGCGAAAGTTTGGAGGGTGAGTGGACCGGCAAGATTCCAAGAAATCGGAAGCATCACATTTGCAACCCAAGCGGACAAGATGAGGGTGATGGAGGGAAGGCCATGGCTCTTTGACAATCACTTATTGCACTCCAAATGTTCGATGTATGTACGCAGCTAAGCAACTTGAAGTTCGAGAGCGATGCATTCTGGATCCAAGTACATAACTTAGCCCTGGGTTGTATGAATGAGAAGTGTGGTCTACAAATTGGGGCCTCGGTGGGAAGAGTGTTAGAGGTGGATGTACCAGAAGATGGAATAGGATGGGGAAGGTTCTTAAGGGTAAGGTTGAGGTTCCAATCCGAAAGGCAATTGGAGATGAAGGTTTATTTCGGTGAATGGGGAGGGAATTTGGGTGAACTTATAGTATGAGAAATTACCTAGGATGTGTTTCAAATGTGGATGGATGGTCCATGGTTAGAATGGCTGCTCTGTGAAATGAGAGACTGAGGGGGGAGAATGACCAATTTGGTCCATGGTTGCATGCTTAGAAGAATCCACGAGGTGGAGTATGGAGAAAGAAATctagaaaagagagagggaggttaTGAAGGCCAGATGGGGAAAGAAAGTGAGATAGGGGCAGAGGGAGAGGTTGGTGGAGGTAGTGAGGGTAAGGATAAAAATGATGGTAGTTGTGAAGGAGAAAATAGTTGGTTAGGGATGAAGAGGAGCCAGAGAGGAAGTCTGGGAAATGAATCAGGGatgaaatcttggagaaaaGGGTTGAGGGTagggaagggaagggagggAAGTAAAGGGAAACCAGGATGAGGGCAGTTTGGTGGAGATGGTGAAAGGTGGAGAAGAAAGATCAGGGGGAAGTATGAAGGAGGGGctagagaggaagaaaaaattattcaagagcaaagagaaggaaaaaatgagAGGGTGGGAATTCTCAAAAGGTGTATGGCCAAAGGAAAGAAAGTAACAACGAATCTAAGGCAAGATGAAAACGCAGGGCtagagagaaaggagaggggaaaaagaagatagagggatctatttcaaaagaaaaaaaaatgggagatCGAGGGATTGAAGGGGTGGTGGGGAAGGAAAAGACTAATGGTTTGAAGAAGGTAAAACAAGGGGAGGGAGAGAATGTTGAAAATTCTAAGATGGGATTGGCGATGGCTGTTAAGTAGCCCCGCAGGAgtcatgaaaatattaagttGGAACTATCGGGGGCTTGGGAACCTGACTTACTCAAAAATGagcagcacaaaggctatcccaagtgcaggaggatgtcgtgtaataattagaaataaattcctagatcgtctcctcagggaaagttacttaaaatcaaactcgtttaaaatggtaaaaatattcacaaagagaaaataaaaatgatgatatgtgcaatgaatggaagaatgTAACGGGAATAAAAAGGCCACTAGTcgtggactagattcatatttttagattttttagtgtcgaaatgaaatataaaagactaacaaattgaaattaacaatcaaataatcaactaaactaaacaatcttaattaatctaaaaattaaataataaaactgaaattatttaagtcctaattaagctttaatcaatctaatagcaatgaaattaaaatattaataaaactaaggtaagaattaaactagattagaaaataattgacaaaatatgaattgagaattgaaaagccccaaaatcaagattctagagatcatccttgtattcaaatcacaaattttcaaaatcaatccataccAATTGTAataactgttaaatgaaagcttaaagaagcgagaaaaataattaacacgaagtaaataaacagcaaatatgtaacaccccgtattttagtatatttttattgaaggattattttaataattcaaaatttattctcttattttataattatcgaatattttaaatgggttattttatgatctttaaattgtgaaaattaaattgttatattttcttaatatttatttattgttatacatttaaattgttcttcttttaaattaattgattgtgggacttaattattttattttcattgtatcattacgtttaaattattttaattgatttgctgttttaaaatcatttccgttggatcattattgtaacccaagatgtgaggattggacctcatttctttccatctattttctctttcctctctttttcttttctttttcttttctttttcttcttttttttcttcttcttccagttctctcccgcgcgacgctcctccctctctccccgtgcgcttctccttctccacccagTCGCCGCtgcgcgccgccgtgcgcgacaccatCCCTctcatcagcttccccaccggccggcgacaccaccccgtcaatcccagcccctatctcgccggcgttctcctccacgcacggcttgaagccacAGCATTCCTTGTGCCCGctcgccgccgtcgcgccacctcaggtcaccaactcttcaccacttcatccccgacctcttggcaacccaatggacccaaccccagctccgatccgtcaccggtgaagcacaaccaagcccatctccgtttcagactttttggccttaaaaccaccctttgcgccgccacccactgcaaaccaccaccactattggcttcaccgacctctctaggccataccctatcaatttcgggtcttagtttgtctccgttgaaaagtgagtttttgagacccacggccacagtgtattttacactattttgttgctgagccgctaccttttgcaactccATGGTCCTccagaaattataatatagcactgtaagtatttttccaaagaactttcgtgatttaaatgtatttttgcactaacacatattactatgaactggttggttatgctggactgagtctgaggagttcgggggtcggatggattgcggacggagttgattgtatgtttggtttgtgattggattgtgttgacattgttggttgttggatattggtgtcgtgttttgttcactgcatttgcacgcatgttcatgtttgtaactgaaaactgggttttcgcatgattgcatacatgttcatgtgtttatttgaaaactggattttcatgtgagaaatgatttttgggtgtgtttgaaactaccggattgactggtttgagaaaaaggaaaagagactgtagggacggtggtaagcaggaatggtggtagagtcccgcctgtgatttccgcctacggtgcacgcggtagggatggtggttgttttccgcctgtgattctcgcctacggtgcacgcgctagggatggtggtaagcagggatggtggtagagtcccgcctgtgattccgcctacggtgcacgcggtagggatggtggtaagcagagatggtggttgtatcccgcctgtgattccagcctacggtgcacgcggtagggatggtggtaagcaaggacggtggtagagtcccgcctgcgattctcgcctacagtgtccgataattggtttgttttgtgtgaatcattttatgggaaaatgacagactatgtttttgggccaaaatgaaattttggcgtgtgttggaaataatcatttttggagaaaaatggtattttagagctaagtggattttgtcgtatgaatgtatgttggttgcattaatatatttttatcccgagagttgtttggtttatacttacctgtggtaccattttatggtatcgcagattttgatgcaaatgagGATGaagagccttagcttggctccgttggtggagtgatctgggattgctcctgtttatcgactttcatttttttttttatcaatttatgtgttgcctttgtaatatatttgggatgactgtataactctttaaaggtaatttgttttgaatatttgtatttaaatttctggtacttagatgacttatttatattatccgctgcgatttttattgtgcactcgtgcatgttgcacacacttgagcacattttgttaggttgcgtgacccgtgttgtcatcatcccggcgtctcgattcccctGTCTCCTTACATTGGGGTCGTGGGCACTAcaaaataaaatgcccaaaggtctaaaccaaatatctcaaaaatacatcacgaactttaaactaaaattaaataaatagtagagagtgaaaagagcaagccaaatgaatggagatggaggtggtaggcaatggaggagaaGGCTGGAGCGCAGCAGTTGGATCTCGAGGTTCTTCACGCCGAGTTGTGTGTGtctccaaaaaagaaaatatgttgtTCCGTCCCTCCTCCAAACGAAAAATCCCCttgccttttttatttcttttcggTGCGGCGTGCGTGCGtgtgtttctcttttttttttctttctttgttactTCTGTCCAATAACCAAACACCAAGAGATTGGTGtcatttttacttctttttgactttttgacttgtcttcttctttgacttttctcatgcatttctttacctatataaaataaataaaaattagaaaagaaataaaataaaataaaaaagaagaatagaatataaaaaacatatgttatgcatgtgaatgaacattgtccaattaaatcacaagttataaaattaagcataatcatgctattaaccaatttaaatcacaattcgaatttattcatcttaaccattttttcatcaaaaatcaataataatgtaatgaaataattaacatataatggttctagatatataaaatatgcaataagtCAGCTCAATCAGAACCCCCGGACAGTTCAGGCCCTTTGCTTGATAGTGAAGGAGAAGTTGCCCGATGTATTGTTTCTAATGGAGACAAAAATTAAGGGGAGTATGGCTAGTTTCCTGAGAAGGAGATTGGGGTTTGTGGGGTGTTTAGTGGTGGATCCAGTAGGGTTAAGTGGTGGTCTAATTTTGATGTGGACAAAAGAGAAGAATGTTGAGGTAATCAATTACTCATAGAGGCATATAAATGTTTGTGGGTAAAGGGAAATGACTCAAAATGGTTGTTAACAGGGTTTTAAGGACACCCAGATgcaagtaaaagaaaagaagcgTGGGATCTGTTGGCTTCCTTTAAACCTGAGGATGGTATGAGTTGGTGTGTACTGAGGGACTTCAATGAGATTGTATGTCAAGGAGAAAATCAAGGTGGAAGACAGAGGGGTGAGGAACAAATGGACCAATTTAGAAGGGAGTTGGAGGGAAATTTATCTGATTTAGGGTGGATGGAAAATAAATTCACCTGCTGCAATGGGCACCAGGATAATACTTTTATAAGAGAAAGGCTTGATCATGTTGTTGCAAATCAAGCCTAGTTAAGTATATTTCCTGAAGTAAAAAATGAAGTTATGGTGACCATGTGTTCTGATCGCAATCCTTTACTTCTGAATTGTAGTAGGAGCAGACAGGAGCTAGGGGGTTGTAGATAAAATATCTTCAAATATGAGTTGAGTTGGGAGATGGAAGAGGGGTGCAAGGAGGTAATAAAGAAGGAATGGTGCAAGGGAAATAATGAAGAGAATTCGATGAAAAGGCTTCAAATTCTGTTATTTGGGTGTAGATGTGCACTCAATGGGTGGAATAGAGGCATAAGGAGGGAGAAAGATAAGGTTATAAGagataaaacagaaaaaataaaatttttcaagaagaagaaggaccTGGGCAGATGCTGGAAATCAAAAGAAGACAGAAGGAAATTGAAGTGCTCCTAGATCAAGAGAATTTGAAATGGAAGTTGGCAAAAAAACACTAGCTTAAAAAAGGGGGCAGGAACATGAAGTTTTATCATGCATGTGCTAACCAAAGAATGAGGAAGAACGCAATTGTGAGGATTCAAGACCGAAGTAGAAGGGTAGTAACTGATAAAGAACAGACTGCAATcacttttagaaaatattttgcagAAGTTTATACTTTCTCAAAGCCAACGGCAGATCAGCTAGAAGAATGACTTGGGTCTGTGGAGATGAAAATTTCTGATGAAATGAGGGGTATGCTAGAGAAGGATTTCAAAGTGGAGGAGGTGGAAAGGGCACTGAAGCAAATGATAGCACTCAAATCACCTGGTTCATACGAGTTTAAGGCtgatttttataaaagtcaCTGGGAGACTGTAGGCAAGGAGACATGCAAGGCAGTTATTGAGTTTCTGAAAGAAGAGGGAGATACAGGGAAGTATTAATCATACTCATTTAGCCTTAATCTCAAAGGTCAAGGAACCAACTTCTGTGAAGGATTATCGCCCAATCAGCTTATGTAATGTTATCTATAAGCTAATTTCTAAAGTGCTAACAAATTGGATGGGGGTGCTAAATGAGATCATTGCTACTAATCAGAGTGCCTTCATCCCAGGAAGGCTTATCACGGATAACATTATGATTGCTTATGAACTACTGCATTATATGAAGACATGAAAGAAGGAAGGCAAAGGTAGTATGGCAATCAAGTTAGATATGTCCAATGCCTATGACAGAGTTGAATAGCCTTTTTTTGGGGCAATGCTAAGAAGGCTAGGCTTTGGACTGAAAATAACCAAGCTGATTTTGGAATGTGTAAGCTCAGTGAAGTACTCAGTGCAGATTAATGAGATGCCAGGGAAGGCAAGGGGTCCCCTTTCTCCTTaccattttattatttgtgcTGAAGGTTTACGCCAGCTTTTCAAAGAAGCAGAAATgaggggagaaataaggggTGTGGCTATGGCAAAGAGGGTACAAGTGTAAACCATTTGATGTTTGCTGATGATTGTGTTATATTCAATAGAGCAAGGCATGAGGAATGGAAACATATGCAAGAAATTCTGGGCAGATATGAAAAGGCCTCAGGgaaaacattaaataaacaaaagacaTCAATTTTGTTTAGCTAGAATACAAGCAGTGCTATAAAGAGGCAGATTGTTAATGAAGTTGGGGCAGTGTCTTGTGagaattatgaaaaatacctgGGATTACCAGCAGTGGTTGGGAGGGCAAAGTATAATATCTTTAGTAGTATAAAAGAGAGGGTGTGGAAAATGATACAGAActggaaaaaaatcttttctttctaaaaCTGGGAAAGAGGTGCTTATTAAGGTAGTGTTGTTGGCCATACCAACATACTCAACGAGTGTGTTCAGACTCCCAAAGAAGCTTTGTAAAGATTTGGAGGCTAtgtttttgagattttggtggAGGAATAAACAAAATGAGAAGGGTATACATTGGTGGTGTTTGGATAAAATGAGCTATTCAAAAGCTATGGGAGGGATGGGATTTAGAAATATGGAATTGTTTAATAAGGCAATGTTGGCTAAACAAGCGTGAAGACTAATGCAGTACCCTAATGCCTTAGTTGCtactatttttaaagaaaaatactataaatCTATCTCTTTTGCAAAGTCAAATGTTGGAAGTGCACCCTCACTGATATGGAGAAGTGTCTGGTCAGCTAAGGAGGTGGTGATGAGAGGGCTAAGGTGGAGGGTGGGGAATGGAAAGGAGATAAAAATATGGGGTCAGAAATGGTTGCCAACTCCTGTGACTTTTTGTGAGCAATCTCCTTTCAGCTTGTTGAATGCAGAATCTCGAGTAAGTGAGCTCATtgatgaagaaaaaagagaatggaAAGTTGAGCATATTAACAGTATTTTTCGAAGGGAAGAAGTAGAAGTAATCTGCTCTATTCCAAGAAGCAGACTGGGAGGTGAGGATAAACGTTTTAGGGGTTTGACTAGACGTGGGAAAGTTACAGTACGGAGTGCATATTATAGTGAGATGTTGAGACTGAATGAGAAAGAGGGAGAGCCTTCAGAAGGGAAAAGGGAGCAGAAACATTGGAAACAAATTTGGGAACTTGATATAACAGGGGTTTGTTAACAATTCCTTTGGAAAGCAGTGAGCAATAATCTACCTATAAGGGGAAATTTGTATATAGAGAGTGGTTGTAACACCCGAGTCCAGTGCCaagttattttcaaaaaaagtttGGATTTTTATGTGCGAAAAACCCATTTGAGTCttcaaattgtttttttaaaatagattacGGGCCTAAAATTTCTGTTTTTGTGTATCATGATTTTTTGTGAGTTTGAtatttaggttaaaaaaaaaatttaagggtCGAGATATTTTTCTAAGATAAATTGTATTATTTGTAGAGATTGAGCCGAGGCCTTTAATTCACTGAAAAAGCCCAAGCCCGCGTTACCTTACTTCAGACTCCACATTCTTCACGGTTTCACGTCCGTTTTATGCCTATGCATGCACGCCACTTTCTCTcctctctagggttttatttttggtctttcaatcacctatatatacacATCCTTCGTGCATGAAGAAAACCCAGAATAGGGTTGTCGTCTCCTTCCCCAAGCTAGGGCTGCCGCATGATTAGCTCCCCACGCCTCCACGTTTAGCTAGCACCAAACTCACGCACACAACCCAGTATCCACCCTCtgatattttggtttttcttccaTAGCCACCAAGTCCCACAAACGACAAGTTGCCTCGCACCCCAACCCGAAATGCACAAACCACATCTCCTGCTCGACGGAAACCACCGTATATTAGCATTGCCCAGCCCATACTCAGACTATATCACAAcataaccaccaccaccaccacgtCATAGTCTCATCCCTCTCAATCACTGTGCAAGGTAAAAATCCTCCACGTTCAACCACTGTGGAAGAACGACAGCAGCAGTCATTTGCCATCAGAAACATCCTTCCTGCACGAGGCCCAGTAGCGCAACACCCCCCAGCTCGGCCACAGGCCACCCAATCGCACCACCTAGTCACTGCGGTGCATCCCTCCCTTCAACCACCAAGGTTGCACCACACGACAACCGTAAAACCATACCACTTCCACACCAAAGAAGCCCCTGTTTTTTactcccaaaaacagagcaagccACTTCCACGCCGACAGCCCTGTTTCCTCCACACCTCCACCGCACGGGCCCTTGTTTGTGCTCCTCAGGATATTTTTCAAACGCTGCCAGCGACGGAAGCCGCCACCCATTGTCATGACTGCTCACCGTAACCCGTAAGCCGTAAGCCGTTGTCTCTTCTTCTCTCACATTATattcctctctctcatcattttctctctcacccAGTGCCCTGTCGCCGCACTCACCACCACCGAACTCAGCCAACTCCCTGTACCGTCACACGTTCCCTTCCCTCACAATGAGCCTCTGCCACGCAAACCTTACTTCACGTATTATGAGCatgttttcaaataacaaattttcTACTGAAGCTTACCGTGTAGCTAGTCAAGCAtatattaattgagatgaagttACATTATTACCCTTTAAGTACAAGCTGCATTagtgtgttttaaacttttaatatgtattagtggactctattttatttatgcttACAGAAATCTTTTAAGcaatttaaattgttattaagtaaagatttctttcaaaagtaaacgataatgatgtaattttatttttaaacactttagatatgatctAGTTATTAAATTTTGGttgttgtttaatttaaaatattttggtataattatatgATCTAGTATTAAATGTTGTAGTTTGAATACACTAGTGAATAAGTTAGGATTTAATGATTTAGTCGGAGTTATTAAGTAGACAcggatgaatttagaaagttatggtattttagagttaagagatattttaggttttgaggaattaaaatgggttattttagaagcttaggcttaaatattgaaatacgtgattgattgaaaatttacgagaactacgtgattattttataagtgacgattgatttttgttcagtactgctatggagaaattttgataaggtaagaagttcaggtaagcgggattcctatgctagactttgcataaaataaacatgaactgaggttgatttatgaaaatgtgcattatgTGTTTGAAAACAAATGTGTAAAtaaccttagttatttgttcgtcattactcattgaactctgatgaaagagaaagcaTTTTTGTCATAAccggtgtagacatgagtttatttttaatattctatttctaacctatgcaaaaagagcgaatatgaaaacttgtgcataattatgtaaatatgctacGGATCTGCTTTGATTACGAGGATGGTATGATTTTGTTCAATACTCTGTTTGGatatgtgatttctgaaaaacctttggcatgactctttgattttgaatttgattatgtttccgttctgttcagttacggccctgccataggttataatagtggatacggcccaaccacgggtaataatagtggatacggcccaactacgattacaatagtggatacggcccaaccacgggtaataatagtggatacagcccaaCTACGAGTTACAATAGTTGATACGGCCCAATCacgagtaataatagtggatacggcccaatcacaggttataatagtggatacggctctGCCACAGGTTATAGTAGtcgtctctgttttgagtgcacaccttggtgacagagtgatttatgttctgcttggctatccgcagatgcacaacACTACCACAGAggtatacatggcttctgttctgatgatgatcatcatcatcatttatgctatgccaaatgatatttttgaatgaaattatttctgaatttttgctctgatattttgataacatgttttgcttccgcactctgaaaatgaaaatgttttgttctgcattatgatatcaataaatgctcatgtttacacactggtatatgttctctgctcactaagttgttgataactcaccccttatcttcaaatatttttcagataattttgatggttcagctggagaacaaaagtatgaagttttagcaaggtgcgatgatcgtagtggaataagtgtctgagggtacaagtttattggagagtcttattgagtaggtttatgattttcagattttgaataaatggatttgtacttttttagaatattggagtatttaaatatgttatggaAGTTGgatttaggttacaagagctaactctccgggatcggggcgttactgTGGTTGAGAACCCTATGTGTCTGTTGTGCTCAAGTGAAGAGGAGACAGTGTCCCATGTACTATTTGTCCAACTACAGGGGATGTATGGGCAGAAAAAGGGATTCAAGTGCATAAGTGGCAAGTAGATGGGAGGGATTTTAAGCAATTATGGGTGGAGATGTATGATGCCTCACAAAGGATAATTTGGAGTTAGTAGTGGtgattatgaataaaatatggggGAGAAGAAACACttttatatttgagaataaatttTCAAGCCCAGGGAGGGTAGTGCAAGGGGCAATAGCAGGCCTATAAGCTTATCAGGAGGCTAATAATATAGTGAATGATGAGCTGAGAATGGATGCTACTTATAAAAGAGAGCAAAAATGGAAGAAGCCCTAAGgaaacaaatacaaaatcaaCTTTGATGCAGCTTTGGACATGAAGAATCAGAAGATAGGACAAGGAATAATTGCCAGAAATCATGAAGGGGAAATTTTGGCTGTTATGAGCTCCCAAATGAGGTATGTGACTTCTCCTTTTTTTAGCTGAATGCCATGCGCTGTGGAGACTGTCTGAAGCAGCAGATGAATCGAGCAAGGGTCAAGCGGTTTAATATCTCAAGACAAGATTAAAGTTGAATTCAAGATGGACTTCAGCTTTTATACATAGGTAGGGGAATGAAGTAGCACATACTTTAGCAAAATTGGTTGTAAAGGGGGATAGGGAAATATGTTGGATAGAAGGACCACAACAGATAGAACATTTAAttgtaaaggaaaaagaatgtATTGAGCCGAGtatataatgaaaagaaaagtatGGTTCTTCCAAAAAAAGGATGCACTTtcattaaaaaagagtaattatataaacaatttttaactATATTGTATCATAAAATAggaaaacaatattattatgtTGTCTATATTCTAAATAgcccatatatatttttactacAATAATTAGCCCATATTTGCAAGCTCTGCGcactttcatttaaaaaataaaataaaacctattataaaaaaataattttttaatgtaaactTTAAATTTGTCCATTTTTTTCGAAGAGACTGTGCGAAACTTGCACACTCTGAAAcggtataaatcattttctttttcaaatgtcTATACTAGCCTCTCAATTAGtcaatttgaaactttttagatttctgtaaataaatattaaaggaAGGCAAGTTATAGCCATTCTCCTGTCTACTTTCATTTGTCCATAATTGGATCATGAATAACATAATACTCCCTTTTTGGATATATCTATCTATCAAACTTTGTATCTATTTCTAGAAGTTCGAGAACAAAAATGTCGATATCTAATCCTAGAATAtgataataagattttattattgtCTCTGCTTCCCTTTTTGTTtggcttattattttttttattggcagcAGAGGTCCGAGAACAAagtctcaactaatctcaaagATGAACAGGTCatcggcaaggagtttctcaTAAATTCACTTTAAGTAATTTAAGGAAAAGTTCCCCAATCCAATggccctagaaattgtttgcacccaagaggatttgaaccttagacctgaaGAGcacataccaccaagaccaaggatTTTACCAGTTGAGTCAACCCCTAGGAATtgtttttccttattattaacatatcttcatttagattttttttttttttttttttttatacatggggGATGGGGGATTCAAGCCTTGGTTCTCTTAGTAAGAAACCAAGGTGTTGTCAATTGGTCTAAAGGACCTTGGCATCATTTagatataaataaagaatatccattaatattaacaaaaacGCTGAATACAGTTGCCTTACGTAAATGGCTCGCAAACGGCTGCTAATGTGGAACAAGCAAAACGCATCATTTCGTTTACAAATCAAAACCACGCCGCACTTCCCCTTAGTTTCCCTCTCCTCAATTCCCTCACTCTCTGCATTTCTTCCTCACGAAAAAACTGACTCCCACACTAAGTTGAAGATGATTCCACCGCGACCTCAGGTTCGTCTCCCACAAAAGCGattccacctctctctctctctctctctctctctctctctctctctctctctctctctctctctctctctctctcctgcgaTCCCCAAATCAGATTTGTAGTAATGGTAGTCATCGTGTCTCGTTTGATTTGGTAACAACCATATGGAGACCATAACCTCTGTTCTAGTCGGCTTTGATAATTATCTGGTAACATACATCCTAGCAAACCACAGAGATAGCATATGTGTTGGCATTCTCAGGCAGCACAAACTTCCTCATGAAGTTGCCGACCCTCCTCTCCATCCTCACATACTTGGCTCCCTCTTTTTCCTCCTCCCATCTCCTCTCGCCGCTTATCACGAGCACATTGTCTTCCTTTACCTGGACCTTGATATCCCCGGACTTGAGCTCCGGCATGTCAATGATGAACACGTAGGAGCTTGGGTACTCCTTGACATCGGCTGGAGTGGTAGCCATGGCCTTGGCGTTGCGCATGTAGGTGCATGTAGGAGTGTTGAAGGACGACTTTTCGGTGTCATCGGCCAGGTCCATCATCTGCTACAGGGTGGTGAACAGTGGAGAATCCATACCCATGATTTTGAgatccatctctctcttctaaGTTGGCTGGTTTCGTCACTGAAACACGAA comes from Juglans microcarpa x Juglans regia isolate MS1-56 chromosome 8S, Jm3101_v1.0, whole genome shotgun sequence and encodes:
- the LOC121244647 gene encoding 17.1 kDa class II heat shock protein-like, which codes for MMDLADDTEKSSFNTPTCTYMRNAKAMATTPADVKEYPSSYVFIIDMPELKSGDIKVQVKEDNVLVISGERRWEEEKEGAKYVRMERRVGNFMRKFVLPENANTYAISVVC